The proteins below are encoded in one region of Syntrophotalea carbinolica DSM 2380:
- a CDS encoding B12-binding domain-containing radical SAM protein: MSVLLIHPPAAKAGEPPLGLAVLQAHLKARGLNVCVVDANRDAYRYLLRPETLAVKAGPAPSTRLRRALRHVDSSLAFLCSPAAAVHAARYATAVRYLNDALSLYDGVSGSERLTLGDYRHGALSEYSEADMDRLAAGEEQTLFHSYFCGELLPAIKRQTPRMLALSINYRHQVLPAFELAGLLRRHFPGIPLVAGGGMITSWQSALRETGMRLPVFDHLVSGPGEQPLYDLLEAESRADYLLEDRSTLALEPDFTDLDTAGYLSPHPVLPVTASRGCYWARCLFCPEASSPTHPYKAFPGHELPQLLRSLAQRWKVRHFHLTDNAIPPSALQALAAQADRLCDLSWYGFVRFEAALLQGDLIERLARGGCRLLQLGLESGSQAVLDRLAKGTRLAIAAEVLRRLRQAGIATYVYVLLGTPGESPDEARRTKAFLEDHADCIDYLNLAIMNMPRHSALAATDAAGGASPLDLYLPVDEHATERRAARRFLQQELLATPAIKAIVNRTPPLFTSNHAFFFSPKLQVETSRKL; the protein is encoded by the coding sequence ATGTCGGTACTGCTGATCCATCCACCGGCGGCCAAAGCCGGTGAGCCGCCTTTGGGCCTGGCCGTGTTGCAGGCCCATCTCAAAGCGCGCGGCTTAAACGTATGCGTTGTCGATGCCAATCGCGACGCTTATCGTTATCTGTTGCGGCCTGAGACGCTGGCTGTCAAGGCCGGCCCTGCGCCATCCACCCGTTTGCGGCGCGCCCTGCGCCACGTCGACTCCTCTCTGGCATTTCTCTGCTCGCCGGCTGCTGCTGTTCATGCGGCGCGTTATGCCACGGCCGTGCGTTACCTGAACGATGCTCTGAGTCTGTATGATGGCGTTTCCGGCAGCGAACGACTCACCCTCGGGGACTATCGTCACGGCGCGTTGTCCGAATATTCCGAAGCCGATATGGATCGCCTGGCTGCCGGCGAGGAGCAGACCCTGTTCCATTCCTATTTTTGCGGCGAGCTGTTACCGGCCATAAAGCGGCAAACTCCGAGGATGCTGGCTCTGTCCATCAATTATCGCCACCAGGTCTTGCCGGCTTTTGAACTGGCAGGGTTGTTACGTCGCCATTTTCCCGGGATACCTCTGGTAGCGGGGGGCGGCATGATCACTTCCTGGCAATCCGCGCTGCGGGAAACGGGCATGCGTCTGCCGGTCTTCGATCATCTGGTATCCGGTCCCGGTGAACAGCCACTGTACGATCTGCTGGAAGCGGAATCCCGGGCGGATTACCTGCTGGAAGACCGCTCAACCCTGGCTCTGGAGCCTGATTTTACCGACCTCGACACCGCCGGCTACTTGTCCCCCCATCCGGTGTTGCCGGTGACGGCCTCCCGCGGTTGCTACTGGGCGCGCTGCCTGTTTTGTCCGGAGGCGAGCAGCCCGACGCATCCCTACAAGGCTTTTCCCGGTCATGAACTGCCGCAGTTGCTGCGTAGCCTGGCTCAACGATGGAAGGTGCGTCATTTCCACCTGACCGATAACGCCATACCGCCGTCCGCCCTGCAGGCTCTGGCGGCGCAGGCCGATCGGCTTTGCGACTTGTCGTGGTACGGGTTTGTACGTTTTGAAGCGGCATTGCTGCAAGGCGATCTGATCGAACGCCTGGCCCGTGGCGGTTGCCGGCTGTTGCAGCTGGGATTGGAAAGCGGCAGTCAGGCGGTGCTCGATCGTCTGGCCAAAGGTACCCGGCTGGCCATCGCTGCCGAAGTGCTGCGGCGGCTCAGGCAGGCGGGTATCGCGACCTACGTGTACGTGCTTCTCGGCACGCCCGGCGAGAGTCCGGACGAGGCCCGCCGGACCAAAGCCTTTCTCGAAGACCATGCCGACTGTATCGATTATCTCAACCTGGCCATCATGAACATGCCGCGGCATTCGGCGCTGGCCGCAACGGATGCCGCTGGTGGGGCCTCGCCTCTGGATCTCTACCTGCCCGTTGATGAACATGCCACGGAGCGACGAGCCGCGCGCCGTTTTTTACAACAGGAGCTTCTCGCTACGCCGGCTATCAAGGCTATCGTCAATCGTACGCCGCCGCTGTTTACCTCCAACCATGCGTTTTTTTTCAGCCCCAAACTTCAGGTTGAAACCAGCCGTAAGCTGTAA
- a CDS encoding MauE/DoxX family redox-associated membrane protein, with amino-acid sequence MKRFEPILYHVSRLLLGGLFLYAGVVKAFDPAGFAGEIANYQIMPYRLNFLVAATLPFVEMLAGLLLVINRKVRPASLVIGGLNLVFIVALSSLLVRGLDIDCGCFRPGAHSSVTAALWRDIGLMVLVVVTFVGSVRRRA; translated from the coding sequence ATGAAGCGTTTCGAGCCTATCCTGTACCATGTCAGCCGTTTGCTGCTGGGAGGGCTGTTCCTGTACGCGGGGGTGGTCAAGGCTTTCGATCCCGCGGGTTTTGCCGGGGAGATCGCCAACTACCAGATCATGCCGTATCGGCTCAATTTTCTGGTGGCGGCCACCCTGCCTTTTGTCGAGATGCTGGCCGGATTGTTGTTAGTTATCAATCGCAAGGTGCGTCCTGCCAGCCTGGTTATCGGTGGCCTGAACCTGGTATTCATTGTGGCGCTGTCATCGTTGCTGGTGCGCGGTCTCGATATCGATTGCGGCTGTTTTCGCCCCGGCGCCCATTCGTCCGTTACCGCCGCTCTGTGGCGTGATATCGGACTCATGGTACTGGTGGTTGTGACGTTTGTCGGCAGCGTTCGGCGCCGCGCCTGA
- a CDS encoding SlyX family protein, with protein sequence MNETEQNRLAELEERIVELEIRFTHQARQLEELNEVLTESADIITALRQENMAFRQMLKGLSPEMLESPDE encoded by the coding sequence ATGAATGAGACCGAACAAAACCGCCTGGCGGAACTGGAAGAGCGCATTGTCGAACTGGAGATACGTTTTACGCACCAGGCTCGACAGCTCGAAGAATTGAACGAGGTGCTGACCGAAAGCGCCGATATTATCACTGCGCTGCGGCAGGAGAATATGGCCTTTCGCCAGATGCTCAAAGGCCTTTCGCCTGAAATGCTGGAGTCTCCCGATGAGTGA
- a CDS encoding rhodanese-like domain-containing protein, which translates to MSDRLIGADLPKLLRDAVVIVLLATLAGAAINGRLLWQIWSGQAPGAVVPSETLTESDLLPMPMSLSELRELTAGEIILLDARSGDLYLQGHLPGARSLPWGEVESLLAVFRAEVPVDVSVVTYCSGYSCEDSFLLAQRLMASGFKDVRVFEGGMPEWQDAGMPVEEGQP; encoded by the coding sequence ATGAGTGACAGGCTGATAGGCGCGGACTTACCCAAGTTGCTGCGCGATGCCGTAGTGATTGTTCTGCTGGCGACATTGGCTGGAGCGGCCATCAACGGTCGCCTGTTGTGGCAGATCTGGTCGGGGCAGGCCCCTGGGGCGGTTGTCCCTTCGGAGACTTTGACCGAAAGCGATTTGCTGCCGATGCCTATGTCCCTGTCGGAATTGCGGGAGCTGACTGCCGGCGAGATCATATTGCTGGATGCCCGCAGTGGCGATCTTTACCTGCAGGGCCATCTGCCGGGGGCGCGCAGTTTGCCGTGGGGCGAGGTGGAATCCCTGCTGGCGGTTTTCCGCGCCGAGGTGCCGGTCGATGTTTCTGTGGTTACCTATTGCAGTGGTTACAGTTGCGAGGATTCTTTTCTGCTGGCCCAGCGTCTGATGGCTAGCGGTTTTAAGGATGTCCGTGTTTTCGAAGGCGGCATGCCGGAGTGGCAGGATGCCGGAATGCCGGTGGAGGAGGGGCAGCCATGA
- a CDS encoding KamA family radical SAM protein, with product MSSWQRQLIDSVTAPAGLAERFGTDMSELDAVVQRYPMRITPYYLDLIEKPGDAIWRQCVPDRRELLPCQEDADPLAEERLSPVPLLVHRYPDRVLLLASGQCAVYCRFCTRKRKVGCAAMGVSDRHLDEAIDYVARTEQVRDVILSGGDPLLLEDDRLEHLLMRLRAIPHVEIIRIGSRVPVTLPQRITEELCAMLRRYHPLYLNTHFNHPRELTPQAFEACRRLADAGLPLGNQTVLLRGVNDTPAVMRQLVKGLLKMRVRPYYLHHMDLAAGTGHFRTRIETGLDIVAALRGPISGLAVPHYVIDSPGGKGKIPLLPEYLVKLGDTALLRTPSGEMIEFPNGEM from the coding sequence ATGAGCAGTTGGCAACGACAATTGATCGATAGCGTGACCGCTCCCGCCGGTCTGGCGGAGCGATTCGGTACGGATATGAGCGAGCTGGATGCGGTGGTGCAACGCTATCCCATGCGGATTACCCCCTACTATCTCGATCTCATTGAAAAACCGGGGGATGCCATCTGGCGGCAGTGTGTACCCGACAGGCGCGAATTGCTCCCCTGTCAGGAAGATGCCGATCCCCTTGCCGAGGAACGTCTGTCGCCGGTGCCGCTGCTGGTGCACCGTTATCCCGATCGGGTGTTGCTGCTGGCCAGCGGCCAGTGTGCGGTCTACTGCCGTTTCTGCACCCGCAAACGCAAGGTCGGTTGCGCCGCCATGGGGGTTAGCGATCGGCATCTCGATGAGGCTATCGACTATGTCGCGCGCACGGAGCAGGTCCGCGACGTGATCCTGTCCGGCGGCGATCCGCTGCTGCTGGAAGATGACCGGCTCGAACATCTGCTCATGCGCTTGCGCGCCATTCCCCACGTGGAGATCATCCGTATCGGCAGCCGAGTGCCCGTTACCCTGCCGCAGCGCATCACCGAAGAACTATGCGCCATGCTGCGGCGCTACCATCCTCTGTATCTCAATACCCATTTCAACCATCCGCGCGAGCTGACCCCGCAAGCTTTTGAGGCCTGCCGACGACTGGCCGATGCCGGCCTGCCCCTGGGTAATCAGACCGTGCTGCTGCGCGGCGTCAACGACACGCCTGCCGTGATGCGGCAATTGGTCAAAGGCCTGCTGAAAATGCGCGTGCGCCCCTATTATCTGCACCATATGGATCTGGCGGCCGGTACGGGGCATTTCCGTACCCGCATCGAAACCGGCCTGGATATCGTCGCCGCCTTGCGCGGGCCGATCTCCGGCCTGGCCGTTCCCCACTACGTCATCGATTCCCCCGGCGGCAAAGGCAAAATTCCCCTGCTGCCGGAGTATCTGGTGAAGCTTGGCGATACCGCCCTGCTGCGTACGCCGTCCGGTGAAATGATCGAATTTCCCAATGGCGAGATGTGA